In the genome of Streptomyces sp. P3, the window CAGGGCCGCATCGTCTCGTGCAGGTCGACGACGTTCGGCGTCCCGCCGCCCGGGACGTACCCGGAATCGGGGTGCCGGCGCTGCCACCGGGCCCACAGCTTGTCGATGTAGGCGTGGTGCAGCCAGAACACCGGGTCGTTGGGGGAGACCCCGGTCGACATCTGCCCGCCGACCCACACATGGACCCGGTTGTGCAGGTTCACGCCGCGCCAGCCCTCGAGGTGGTTGCGGAAGCCGTCGGAGGCGCTGTTCCAGGGAGCCATGTCGTACGTCGCCATCGCGAGCACCGACTCGACCTCGGCCCGGGTCGGCAGCTCGCGGACGCCCGTCCCCAGCGAGCGGCGCAGATAGGTGCGGCCGTCCACCCGGACGTTGATCGGCCATTTGCCCGCCGCAGCGGCGAACGGACCGTCCATCACCTGGCCGTCCCTGCTGCGCCCGGTGCCGCCGAGGAAGTCCGGCGACCACAGTGAGGAACGGGGCGAACGGTCGGCGGACCAGTCCCAGTACGGCAGCGCCACCGAGGCGTCCACCGACTGCAGCGCCCGCTCGAACTCCAGCAGGAATCTGCGGTGCCACGGCAGGAAGGAGGGCGAACGGTGGCCGGTGCGCTCGCCGTCGTCGGTGTCACCCAGGATGAACGCGTTGTGCGTGGTGACGAAGGCGTCGTAGCGGCCGGTGCGCTTGAGCTCGAGGACGGCGGCGACGAACCGCCGCTTCTCGTCGGCGGTCAGGGCGGCCTGGTTCTTGCGGACGGTCATGTGCGGTGCTCCAAGGGTGCGGAAGGGCGGGGCGGTCGGCGGGTCAGCCGGCCGGGAACGGGACGAGCCGGGCGCCCTGCAGCTCGTCGACCGCGGCCCGGGCCGCGGCCCGCGGTGTGGACACCGGGTCGTAGTGACTGACCACGCTGATCCAGGAGCCGTCGGCGTTGCGCATCACGTGCAGTTCGACACCGTCGACGTACACGGCGTAGCCACCGCCGTGGTGATGGCCGCCGCCGGTCCGGCTCCGGCCCTGTATCCGACGGCCCTTGTAGACCTCGTCGAAGGCCTCGGGGGAGTCGTGCGCCTCGTGCCCGCCGTCGGCGGCGTGGGCGGCACGGGCGGCGGGGACGGCGGCGAGCGCGGCGCCGGCGGCGACCGCGCCGAGGGCGCGACGACGGCTGAGTTGCTGCATGCGGGATCTCCAGGAGTGCGAGAGGTTGACGACCCCGCATGCCTATCGGCCGGGCCACCGGGCCGGGAAATCGCCCGCGAGTGGTTGGCTCCGATCCGGACATTCACTTACATGTCGTGCAATCTTGAACAAAGATGATCTTGGCCGTGGGTGCGGCCGCCGTGCGGCGGAACG includes:
- a CDS encoding tyrosinase family protein, translated to MTVRKNQAALTADEKRRFVAAVLELKRTGRYDAFVTTHNAFILGDTDDGERTGHRSPSFLPWHRRFLLEFERALQSVDASVALPYWDWSADRSPRSSLWSPDFLGGTGRSRDGQVMDGPFAAAAGKWPINVRVDGRTYLRRSLGTGVRELPTRAEVESVLAMATYDMAPWNSASDGFRNHLEGWRGVNLHNRVHVWVGGQMSTGVSPNDPVFWLHHAYIDKLWARWQRRHPDSGYVPGGGTPNVVDLHETMRPWNDTTPAELLDHTAHYTFDAD
- a CDS encoding tyrosinase cofactor, giving the protein MQQLSRRRALGAVAAGAALAAVPAARAAHAADGGHEAHDSPEAFDEVYKGRRIQGRSRTGGGHHHGGGYAVYVDGVELHVMRNADGSWISVVSHYDPVSTPRAAARAAVDELQGARLVPFPAG